Proteins co-encoded in one Lysobacter solisilvae genomic window:
- a CDS encoding AAA family ATPase, whose translation MSDTPISQVLVPPLAADHAAASPAVAPITGDALTRRAAAIRDEVSKAFIGQAEALDQVLIALLAGGHALIEGVPGLGKTLLVRALSRALDCSYARVQFTPDLMPSDISGHAVYDPKTETFNVRRGPVFTNLLLADEINRAPAKTQSALLEAMQEQQVTIEGHGFELPPPFLTLATQNPVEQEGTYPLPEAQLDRFLLKVLIGYPTREDEMRMVVAVSQGRMASDFDLSQVQRVVGPQEIVAMQLGTALVTVDEAVIDYAVRIVAATRGWAGIALGAGPRGSLALVRAARAQAVLSGRDFVTPDDVREIAKPALRHRIALAPELQLEGQSPDDVLHALLSKVEAPRQ comes from the coding sequence ATGAGCGACACCCCGATCTCCCAGGTGCTGGTCCCGCCGCTGGCGGCCGACCACGCGGCCGCATCGCCCGCGGTCGCTCCGATCACCGGCGATGCGCTGACCCGGCGCGCCGCCGCGATCCGCGACGAAGTGAGCAAGGCCTTCATCGGCCAGGCCGAGGCGCTCGACCAGGTCCTGATCGCGCTGCTGGCCGGTGGCCACGCGCTGATCGAGGGCGTGCCCGGGCTGGGCAAGACGCTGCTGGTACGCGCGCTGTCGCGGGCGCTGGACTGCAGCTACGCCCGCGTCCAGTTCACCCCCGACCTGATGCCCAGCGACATCAGCGGGCATGCGGTCTACGACCCGAAGACGGAAACCTTCAACGTCCGCCGCGGTCCGGTGTTCACCAACCTGCTGCTGGCCGACGAGATCAACCGCGCGCCGGCCAAGACGCAGTCGGCATTGCTCGAGGCGATGCAGGAACAGCAGGTGACCATCGAAGGCCACGGTTTCGAACTGCCACCGCCTTTCCTGACCCTGGCCACGCAGAACCCGGTCGAGCAGGAAGGCACCTATCCGCTGCCCGAGGCGCAGCTGGACCGGTTTCTGCTCAAGGTGCTGATCGGCTACCCGACGCGGGAGGACGAGATGCGGATGGTCGTGGCCGTGAGCCAGGGCCGGATGGCCTCGGACTTCGACCTGAGCCAGGTGCAGCGCGTGGTCGGGCCGCAGGAGATCGTGGCGATGCAGCTGGGCACGGCGCTGGTGACGGTGGATGAGGCGGTGATCGACTACGCCGTGCGCATCGTCGCCGCCACGCGTGGCTGGGCCGGCATCGCACTGGGCGCCGGTCCGCGCGGCAGCCTGGCGCTGGTGCGCGCGGCGCGCGCGCAGGCCGTGTTGTCCGGGCGGGATTTCGTGACCCCCGACGACGTGCGCGAGATCGCCAAGCCGGCGCTGCGGCACCGCATCGCGCTGGCGCCCGAGCTGCAGCTGGAGGGCCAGTCGCCCGACGACGTGCTGCATGCCCTGCTGTCCAAGGTGGAAGCGCCGCGGCAATGA